The Candidatus Latescibacterota bacterium sequence CTGAATTGGGCGAGTCGTTCAGATCACTCACGCCAGATTTTCCATCGGATCCAGTCACGGATCGATCTGTTTTTGCTCTGGATTGAGCCCTCCCAGCTCTCGCGCGCTTTCTCTGCCGACCCTTCATCCTGGCAAGCTGCATCGGACTGATCCCAGGATCTGGCAGGAAGGCATCGAGATCCTCAAGCGCTTCGAGTGCCCGCAGTACCTGGATCAGAGTGAGTACTCCAAAAGAATTCCCCTGTTCAATGTTGCTGATCGCTGTCCTGCTGAGGCCGGCCTTGTCGGCCAGTTCCTTCTGAGGCATGTTCATATTAAGCCTGCGGCGCCTGATACGCCTCGCGATCTCCTTGAGGATCCCCTTAT is a genomic window containing:
- a CDS encoding helix-turn-helix transcriptional regulator, which codes for MSIYSMNDKGILKEIARRIRRRRLNMNMPQKELADKAGLSRTAISNIEQGNSFGVLTLIQVLRALEALEDLDAFLPDPGISPMQLARMKGRQRKRARAGRAQSRAKTDRSVTGSDGKSGVSDLNDSPNSDDSTSDKGGI